Part of the Cryptosporangium arvum DSM 44712 genome, GTCGCCACGGCGCTTGCGAAGGGGTCTGGCTCGGCGCCGTTGGGGGCCATGTTCCAGAGCGTAGGGGGAGCGGCGGAGCACGCGCAGCGCGGCGCGCCGTCCGGCCGCCGCGCACGCGACCCGGCCGCCGCGGAGCCGGCGCCGCCGCTCGGCCCGGCGGTGCCGGGAAGCCGGAGGCGCCGCCGTGAAACCATGGCCGACATGACCGACACCGCAACGCCTCTCGGCGGCACGCCGCGCTCCGCGGTCGATCCCGGATCGGACGCCGCAGCGCGGCAGGTCACCGGGCGTGCGCCGGTCCCCGCCGAGCTGGCCGACGGGCCGTTCCTGCGGGCTTGCCGACGCGAGTCGGTGACGCACACACCGGTGTGGTTCATGCGTCAGGCCGGCCGATCCCTGCCCGAGTACCGCAAACTGCGCGAGGGCATCGGCATGCTCGACTCCTGCCGACGTGCCGACCTTGTGACCGAGATCACCCTGCAGCCGATCCGGCGCCATCACGTCGACGCGGCGATCTTCTTCTCCGACATCGTCGTGCCGCTGATCGCCGTCGGCGTGGGGCTCGACATCGTCGCCGGGGTGGGCCCGGTCGTCGACGAGCCGTTCGGCTCGGCCGCAGACCTCGAGCGTCTCCGGCCGCTGGAGCCCGACGACGTCCCGTACGTCACCGAAGCCATCGGCACGCTCGCCGGCGAGCTCGGGGCGACCCCGCTGATCGGGTTCGCCGGTGCTCCGTTCACGCTGGCCAGCTATCTGGTGGAGGGCGGCCCGTCGCGGACGCACGCGCGGACCAAGGCGCTGATGTACGGCGAGCCCGAGCTCTGGCACGCGCTCTGCGACCGGCTCGCGACGATCTCGTCGGCGTTCCTGCGGGTGCAGGTCGCAGCCGGTGCGTCCGCGGTGCAGCTGTTCGACTCGTGGGCGGGCGCGCTGTCGGAGGCCGACTACCGCACCTACGTGCAGCCGCACTCGGCCCGGGTGCTGGCCGAGGTCGGGGCCACCGGGGTGCCGCGGATCCACTTCGGGGTGGGCACCGCCGAGCTGCTCCCGGCCATGGGCGAGGCCGGTGCCGACGTGGTCGGCGTCGACTGGCGCACGCCGCTGGCCACGGCGTCCGACCGGATCGGTCCCGACCGCGCGGTGCAGGGCAACCTCGATCCCGCGGTGCTGCTGGCGGACGAGCGGGTGGTGGCCGAGCACGTCGCGCGGGTGCTCGCCGACGGGGCCTCCGCGCCGGGGCACATCTTCAACCTCGGGCACGGCGTGCTGCCGGAGACCGACCCCGGCGTTCTCACCCGGGTCGTCGAGCTGGTGCACGAGCACTCCCGCCGCGAGGGCTGAGCCGGGCCGAGGCCCGGCTCAGCCGCGGTCAGGAAGCGGGCCCTTCCGGGGGTGCCGGCGACGAGGGCGCCGACGGCACCGATGACGAGGGCGCCGAGACCGGCGCCTGAGGCGGGAACGGCGGCACCGGGGCCCGGTGAGCGTGGTGCAGGGCCGACGGCGCGGGGGACACCGGAGCGGGGCGGCGCGGCCGGTAGCGGCGCAGCGCCCACCAGATCGGCACGCCGACGATCGCGAACCCGATCAGGAACGGCGCGAGCCACCCGACGATCGTCAGCAGCACGACGACGGACGTCACGAACGCGCTCCAGCCGTTCTCCAGACCGACGAGCAGCCCGCGCTCCTGCTTCGGCTCGGGCTTCGGCGGCGCCGACGGCTCGGCGAGCGACAGCGTGATCGTCGAGTACGAGACCTGGTCGCGGAGCGACCGCTTGGTCGCCTCGGAGGTCGCCAGCTCGCTCTCCCGCGTGGTCAGCTCGCGCTCGATCGTCGTCAGCTCGGTGATCGTCGTGGCCCGCTGGAGCAGTGCCCGGACCCGGTTGACGCTGGCGCGCTGGGCGGCGATCCGCGCGTCGATGTCGATCGAGGCCGTCTGCTGGTCCTCGGTGCCCAGGTTGCGCGAGGTCTCGGTGCCGAGCTTGGCCAGCGCGTCGATGGTGCCGGTGAACTTCGTCGACGGCACCTTCAGCGTGAGCGTGGCCGAGATGTCGTCGTCCGGCCCGGTGACGGACCGCTCGTCGGCGGCGACGTATCCGCCCGCGGCCACCGCGGCGGCGATCGCCTTCCGGGCGGCGTCCGGGACGTTACCCGCGGTCACCGCCATCGTGCCGGTGTAGACCAGCGGGCGGCTGGCGGTGCCGAGCTGCGTCGGACCGGTGCCGGTGCCGCCGGACCTCTGATCGGGGGCACTGCGCGGTGCCGAGGCGGCCTGCGGACGGCCGCTCTCCGACGACGAATCGCCGTCATCGGCGCTGCTGCTGCACCCGGCGAGCAGCAGGCCTGCCAGTAGCACCGCGGCCAAGGCCGGCAACCGGCGCCGGTGGCGAACGTCCATGGTGGTCCCTCTCGTCGGGCCTCGCGGATTCGAACCTGTGCGAGTTCGACGTGAGCGTGGCCCCTGCGGTTGCATCTCCACGGGGTTCGTTGCCGCCTCGTTGTCGCGTCGTGACCGGCTCGGATCCGGGACCGAAGTCCCGGTCGAGCGCCCCGGGCGCGTGACGCTGCCCACCATCGGCCGATTCCCGGGGGTCGGCACCGGCACGGGGAGCACGGGGTGCGGCACGATGGGTTTCGTGCTGTTCGAGGACCGATTCACCCGACCCCCGCACGTCGTCGTGATCGGCGGTGGCATCGCCGGTCTCTCCGCCGCGCTCCGCCTGCGTGACGCCGCGCCGGACGGCACGACGGTCACCGTGATCGAGCAGGCCGGCAGCGTCGGCGGGAAGCTGCGCACCGGCCGGGTGGCCGGCGTGCCGATCGAGGACGGCGCCGAATCGTTCCTGCTCCGGGTGCCCGAGGGCAAGGCGCTGGCCGAGCGGGTGGGCCTCGGGGCGGACCTGGTCAGCCCGACGGCGTCGGGGGCGACGGTCTGGGTGGACGGCTCGTTGCGCGCGCTCCCGGCCGGCACGGTGCTGGGCGTCCCGGTCGACCTGGAGGCGGTCGCCGCGTCCGGGGTACTGAGCGAGGACGGGCTGGCCCGCGTGCGTGCCGAACCCGGACGGCCCGGTACACCGCTCGGCGACTCCGACGTCGCGGTCGGGGAGTTGATCGCCGACCGGCTCGGGTCCGAGGTCGTCGACCGGCTGGTCGAGCCGTTGCTCGGTGGGGTCTACGCCGGCCGCGCCGACCGGCTGTCGCTGCGCGCGACGATGCCCGCGCTGGCCGCCGGGCTGGTCGACCAGCCGTCCCTGCTCAAGGCCGCCCGGGCGAACCGGGGCAGGGCCGCGCCGAACACCCCGATCTTCGGCACCGTCCGCGGTGGCCTGTCCCGCCTGGTCACGGCCGTCGCCCACGAGTCGAAGGCGGCGATCCGCACCGGCCTGCCGGTCCGCTCGCTGCGGCGCACGCCCGACGGCTGGCAACTCACGGTCGGCTCGGCCGGCTCCGCCGGGCGAAGCGGCAGCACGACGATCCACGCCGACGCCGTCGTGCTCGCGGTGCCGGCGTCCCCGGCGGCGCGGCTGCTCGGAGACGTCGACCCGGTCGCGGCCGCGACCGTCGGCGTGCTGGAGTACGCGAGCGTCGCGCTCGTGTCGCTCGTCCTCCCGGGCCGGGTGGCGCTGCCGCCGGGCACCGGAGCGCTGGTGCCGGCGAGCTCCGGACGACTGGTCAAGGCGGTCACGTACGTCTCCCAGAAGTGGGCACACGTGCTTGACGGGTACACCGGCGAACCGGTCACCGTCGTGCGTGCCTCGGTCGGCCGCTACGGCGAGGAAGCCGTGCTCCAGCGCGACGACGAGTCGCTGATCGACGCCGTGCGCGCCGAGCTCGCCACCCTCGTGCCGCTCGCGGCCGGCTGGCCGGCGCCGCTCGGGGTGCAGGTGAACCGCTGGGGCGGCGCGCTGCCCCAGTACGCGCCGGGCCACCTCGACCGGGTGGCGTCGGTGCGGGCCGCGCTGGCGGCCGAACCGACACTGGCACTGGCCGGGGCCGCCTACGACGGCGTCGGCATCCCGGCCTGCATCCGCTCGGGGCAGGCCGCCGCGGACCGAATTCTGGCTGCTCTACAGGCCACCAGGAGAGGAGAGCCTGTTCATGGCTGAGGGAAACAACTCGAACGCCCAGCGGATCCGGGAGCTCAACGATTCCATCCGCTACACGATGTGGTCGGTGTTCCGGGCCTCGGATCGGCTCCCGGCCGACCGGACGGCGCTGACCACCGAGGTCGAGGAGCTGATCGAGCAGCTCGGGCAGAAGGACGTCGTGGTCCGCGGCATCTACGACGTGTCGGGGCTGCGCGCGGACGCCGACGTCATGGTGTGGTGGCACGCGTCGACCTCGGACGAGCTCCAGGAGGCGTACGCGCGGCTGCGTCGCACCGAGCTGGGCGCGCACCTGCAGCCGGTCTGGTCGCAGCTGGCGCTGCACCGCCCGGCCGAGTTCAACCGCAGCCACATCCCGGCGTTCCTGGCCGACGAGCAGGCGCGCGACTACGTGTGCGTGTACCCGTTCGTGCGCTCCTACGAGTGGTACCTGCTGCCCGACGAGGAGCGCCGGGCGATGCTCGCCGAGCACGGCAAGATGGCGCGCGGGTACGCCGACGTGCGTGCTAACACGGTCGCGTCGTTCGCGCTCGGCGACTACGAGTGGATGCTGGCGTTCGAGGCGGACGAGCTGCACCGCATGGTCGACCTGATGCGTGACCTGCGGGCGTCGACCGCGCGGCGGCACGTCCGCGAAGAGGTGCCGTTCTACACCGGCCGCCGCAAGCCGGTCGCGGAGATCGTCGCCGCGCTGCCCTGAGGGCCGGAGCCCGCGAGGGCAGTGAGTTCCGGGGCCCGCGAGGGCCCCGGAGCATCACTTGTCGGCCGGCTCCAGCGTCAACGAGATCGAGTTGATGCAGTACCGGTCGTCGGTCGGGGTGCCGTAGCCCTCGCCGTGGAACACGTGCCCGAGGTGCGAGTCGCACGTCGCGCAGCGCACCTCGACCCGGCGCATGCCGAGCGTGGTGTCCTCGATCAGGACGACGTTCTTCGCCTCCGACGGCGCGTAGAAACTCGGCCAGCCGCAGTGCGATTCGAACTTGGTCTCGGAGCGGAACAGCTCCGTCCCACAGGCACGGCAGTGGTAGACACCGATGGTCTTGGTGTCGGTGTATTCCCCGGTGAACGCCCGCTCGGTGCCGGCCTCACGGAGAACGTGGAACTCCTGCGGGGTGAGCTGAGCGCGCCACTCCGCATCCGACTTGACAACAGTCGGCCGCGTCTGCTGAGTCATGCCCTCAACGGTACCGCGCGGTTCACGGAGTTGCCGGGGACGAATCCTCGGGGGAGTCCTCCGGGCCCTTCGGCATCCGCAGATAGCCGACCAGCGGATCGCGGTCGGTCCACCGCGACGCGAAATCGCTCTGTGCGTGGACGACGTCCACCTCCGCGCCGCTCAGCGCGGGGGTGACGAGCACGTGGTCGAGCAGGAACGCGTTGCCCTCGGACACCACGCTGTACCGGTCGGCGGCCGGGAGCTTCGTGGCGACGTCGGCCAGTGTGCCGCCGTCGGTGAGCAGCCCGAGCGTGGGGGAGCCGTCGGTGTCGGCGATGCCGCCGACGACGACCACCGCCGCGTCGCGATCGGCGTCGAGCAGCTCGTCGACGAACGTGCGGACGGCCGACGCCTGGCTTCCGCGCTGCTGCTCGGACGTGTGGCGACGCGGCTGCTGACGGCCGTAGAGCGGTCCGTCTCCGCGGCCGGACGCGAAGTCGTTGCCGATGACGAACACGGTGCGACCCCGGAACCGGAACTCGCCCGCGAGCGACTTCCGGGCGTCGCGGAACGCGGTGGCGGCCGGTGCGACCCGCCCGGGAGAGAGTGTCAGCCCGACCTCGCCGTCCCTCGTGTCGACCTCGGTGGCCGTGGTGGCGTCACCGGCCCCGCGGTCGACGAACGACACGCGGGCGGGGTTGAAGAGGAAGCCGATCCGACGGTTCTCCGCTCCGGAGCCGTCCCGCCGGCTGACCGGGTCGATCTGCCGGACCTCGTACCGGGGACCGCCGGCGGCGCGGATCGCGTCGAGGAGCGCCGCCCACCCCTCGTCGGCGCCGACCTCGGCGTCGTAGGTGGCTCCGTCGTCGTCCGGCATCTCTTCGACGACCAGGACGTCGGGCGCGCGCAGACCGCGGACCACGGTCGCGGCCAGCTGCTTGAGACGGCCGCGGCCGCCGTTGGGGTCCGCGCCGCTGATGTCGATGCTGGAGACGGTCAGCTCGTCGGGCTTCGGCGCCCGTGCCGTCTCCGGCTTGGCCTTGCCGGCACGGACGACCGGGGTGGAGAGCAGCTCGACGCGGTAGTCGCCGGCGCCGTAGTCGAGCACGCCGTCGAGCGCGCCCGGCAGCTGATCGCCCACGTTGGCCACCGGGAGCGGTGCCAGCAGGTCGTCGAGCACGATCCGTTCGGTGTTGGGGTCGGTGTCGGTCAGGCGCAGGCCGCCGTGCGTCGTCCGCGAGGACCCGGCACCGGCCGGAAGGACGGGGAGCTGACCGTCGACGCTGGTGGGGCCCACCACCGTCGGGTTGTTCAGCCGCACCAGCATGCCCTCGAGCGACTCGTAGAAGTCGAGCGCGTTGAGCGTCGGCGCGAACAGCCGCGTGCTCTCGACGTCGCCGGGCGCGTCGGTGCGGATCTGGGTGGGGGGCATCCGGCCGCCCGGTCCGATCAGGACGGGCACCGGGCGGCGGGCGGCGCTGGAGACGACCGAGACCGTCGGCCGGATCAGCTCGGTGGTGGTCAGGTTGTCGGCCCCGGCGGCGGCGCCGGGCCGGTACTCGGTGACCGTGCCGGCCACCCGCACCGTGTCGCCACTCTGGACCCGCGGCGCGTTGCCGGTGTAGACGAACAGCCCGTCGCTGGTGGCCGGGTCGTCGTCGGGTTCGGGATCCTGCATCCAGAACCCGGTGCGCCCCACCGCGGTGACCACGCCGGGGACCGAGGTGACCAGCCGTCCGGCCAGCGGTGACGTGTGCGAGCGCCCCTGGATGTCGGCGATGCGGGCGGTGCGCCCGGCCTTGTCGCCCGCGCCGCCCGGCGGTGCGGGCGTCGCCACGACGAAGTCCGCCGAGTTGCTGCCGCTGTCGACGCCGCCGCTGCCGTCCACACCGGGGACGCCCCGCTCCTGCTGCTTCGCGTTCTCGACCCCGGCCGGGCCGCCCGGGTCGTCCTCGATCGAGGAGGTGCCCTGGTCGGCGGGGACGCTGATGTCGCGCCGGACGATCGAGGTGGTGTTGGAGAGCGCCGGGGCGGGCCGGCCCTCGGCGTCGTCGGCGTTGCCGTAGCCGACGAAGTCACGGACCCCCTCGACGGTCGTGCAGCTGGCGACGCAGTGCAGGGTTTCCACCGCGTGCACGAGGGCGACCTTGCCGCTGGTGGAGCCGAGGTCGAGCGAGCCGGTGACGTCGGCCTTCGGGAGGTGGGTGGTGCCGTTCGGACCGCCGGCCTGCGCGATCAGGTACCGGCCGCCGGCGGGGATGCTGCCCGACAGTTCGGTAACGCCCCAGCCGCGCTCGCGGGGCGGTGCGTACTGCACGCTCCACCCGCGCAGGTTCACCGGTTCGTCGCCGCGGTTCGTCAGCTCGATGAAGTCCGCGGTCCAGATCGACCCGGACTCGCCCCCACCGCCGTAGATCTGGCTGATGACGAGGTCGGCGGGGCGGGAGGCGGTGCCGACCGTCGACGAGGTGGCGGTGGCGCCCAGCGCGATCGCCAGGAGCAGGACCGGGAACGCGGTGGGTAAGTAGAACGAGAGCTTGGTGAACTCGTTGCGCCGGGCGTGGCGCTGGGGACGCCTGGTCACCGCATGCCTTACCTGATGCGCATGCCTCCCCGTCGTACGGTTCCGTCCCACGAGCGCACACGCTACCGGTGGAGTACGACGATTCGGGTACGGGCGTAGAGGCCCTTAACCCTCGGTAGCCGGTCCGGTGGACTGGACCGGCTACCGGGGGATACCGGCATCAGCCGAACGGCCGAGTCGGTCAGTCGACCGTCGCGTAC contains:
- the hemE gene encoding uroporphyrinogen decarboxylase — encoded protein: MTDTATPLGGTPRSAVDPGSDAAARQVTGRAPVPAELADGPFLRACRRESVTHTPVWFMRQAGRSLPEYRKLREGIGMLDSCRRADLVTEITLQPIRRHHVDAAIFFSDIVVPLIAVGVGLDIVAGVGPVVDEPFGSAADLERLRPLEPDDVPYVTEAIGTLAGELGATPLIGFAGAPFTLASYLVEGGPSRTHARTKALMYGEPELWHALCDRLATISSAFLRVQVAAGASAVQLFDSWAGALSEADYRTYVQPHSARVLAEVGATGVPRIHFGVGTAELLPAMGEAGADVVGVDWRTPLATASDRIGPDRAVQGNLDPAVLLADERVVAEHVARVLADGASAPGHIFNLGHGVLPETDPGVLTRVVELVHEHSRREG
- a CDS encoding DUF4349 domain-containing protein gives rise to the protein MDVRHRRRLPALAAVLLAGLLLAGCSSSADDGDSSSESGRPQAASAPRSAPDQRSGGTGTGPTQLGTASRPLVYTGTMAVTAGNVPDAARKAIAAAVAAGGYVAADERSVTGPDDDISATLTLKVPSTKFTGTIDALAKLGTETSRNLGTEDQQTASIDIDARIAAQRASVNRVRALLQRATTITELTTIERELTTRESELATSEATKRSLRDQVSYSTITLSLAEPSAPPKPEPKQERGLLVGLENGWSAFVTSVVVLLTIVGWLAPFLIGFAIVGVPIWWALRRYRPRRPAPVSPAPSALHHAHRAPVPPFPPQAPVSAPSSSVPSAPSSPAPPEGPAS
- the hemG gene encoding protoporphyrinogen oxidase; translated protein: MGFVLFEDRFTRPPHVVVIGGGIAGLSAALRLRDAAPDGTTVTVIEQAGSVGGKLRTGRVAGVPIEDGAESFLLRVPEGKALAERVGLGADLVSPTASGATVWVDGSLRALPAGTVLGVPVDLEAVAASGVLSEDGLARVRAEPGRPGTPLGDSDVAVGELIADRLGSEVVDRLVEPLLGGVYAGRADRLSLRATMPALAAGLVDQPSLLKAARANRGRAAPNTPIFGTVRGGLSRLVTAVAHESKAAIRTGLPVRSLRRTPDGWQLTVGSAGSAGRSGSTTIHADAVVLAVPASPAARLLGDVDPVAAATVGVLEYASVALVSLVLPGRVALPPGTGALVPASSGRLVKAVTYVSQKWAHVLDGYTGEPVTVVRASVGRYGEEAVLQRDDESLIDAVRAELATLVPLAAGWPAPLGVQVNRWGGALPQYAPGHLDRVASVRAALAAEPTLALAGAAYDGVGIPACIRSGQAAADRILAALQATRRGEPVHG
- the hemQ gene encoding hydrogen peroxide-dependent heme synthase; protein product: MAEGNNSNAQRIRELNDSIRYTMWSVFRASDRLPADRTALTTEVEELIEQLGQKDVVVRGIYDVSGLRADADVMVWWHASTSDELQEAYARLRRTELGAHLQPVWSQLALHRPAEFNRSHIPAFLADEQARDYVCVYPFVRSYEWYLLPDEERRAMLAEHGKMARGYADVRANTVASFALGDYEWMLAFEADELHRMVDLMRDLRASTARRHVREEVPFYTGRRKPVAEIVAALP
- the msrB gene encoding peptide-methionine (R)-S-oxide reductase MsrB, which produces MTQQTRPTVVKSDAEWRAQLTPQEFHVLREAGTERAFTGEYTDTKTIGVYHCRACGTELFRSETKFESHCGWPSFYAPSEAKNVVLIEDTTLGMRRVEVRCATCDSHLGHVFHGEGYGTPTDDRYCINSISLTLEPADK
- a CDS encoding lamin tail domain-containing protein → MTRRPQRHARRNEFTKLSFYLPTAFPVLLLAIALGATATSSTVGTASRPADLVISQIYGGGGESGSIWTADFIELTNRGDEPVNLRGWSVQYAPPRERGWGVTELSGSIPAGGRYLIAQAGGPNGTTHLPKADVTGSLDLGSTSGKVALVHAVETLHCVASCTTVEGVRDFVGYGNADDAEGRPAPALSNTTSIVRRDISVPADQGTSSIEDDPGGPAGVENAKQQERGVPGVDGSGGVDSGSNSADFVVATPAPPGGAGDKAGRTARIADIQGRSHTSPLAGRLVTSVPGVVTAVGRTGFWMQDPEPDDDPATSDGLFVYTGNAPRVQSGDTVRVAGTVTEYRPGAAAGADNLTTTELIRPTVSVVSSAARRPVPVLIGPGGRMPPTQIRTDAPGDVESTRLFAPTLNALDFYESLEGMLVRLNNPTVVGPTSVDGQLPVLPAGAGSSRTTHGGLRLTDTDPNTERIVLDDLLAPLPVANVGDQLPGALDGVLDYGAGDYRVELLSTPVVRAGKAKPETARAPKPDELTVSSIDISGADPNGGRGRLKQLAATVVRGLRAPDVLVVEEMPDDDGATYDAEVGADEGWAALLDAIRAAGGPRYEVRQIDPVSRRDGSGAENRRIGFLFNPARVSFVDRGAGDATTATEVDTRDGEVGLTLSPGRVAPAATAFRDARKSLAGEFRFRGRTVFVIGNDFASGRGDGPLYGRQQPRRHTSEQQRGSQASAVRTFVDELLDADRDAAVVVVGGIADTDGSPTLGLLTDGGTLADVATKLPAADRYSVVSEGNAFLLDHVLVTPALSGAEVDVVHAQSDFASRWTDRDPLVGYLRMPKGPEDSPEDSSPATP